In a single window of the Acinetobacter tibetensis genome:
- a CDS encoding ABC transporter permease subunit (The N-terminal region of this protein, as described by TIGR01726, is a three transmembrane segment that identifies a subfamily of ABC transporter permease subunits, which specificities that include histidine, arginine, glutamine, glutamate, L-cystine (sic), the opines (in Agrobacterium) octopine and nopaline, etc.) — MDWLSAFIQDLQLSAPALWHGLSITLKVVSIATVGGIFIGTLLALMRLSSIRILNLIAQAYVNLFRSIPLLLVLMWFYFAVPFFYTAITGNYLTIDTALVSSIVAFMLFEAAYFSEIVRAGIQSIPKGQSAAAYALGMSYGQSMRLIILPQAFRKMTPLLLQQTIILFQDSTMVYAIGLLDFFRTNYVRGDLMSLLTQYILFAGLVYFSISVLATFIVKKIQRRLKV, encoded by the coding sequence ATGGACTGGCTCTCTGCATTTATTCAAGATTTACAACTCTCTGCACCTGCTCTATGGCATGGTCTCAGTATCACCTTGAAAGTCGTCAGCATAGCGACCGTCGGGGGGATTTTTATTGGGACGTTACTGGCTTTAATGCGCCTGTCTTCAATTCGGATACTGAATCTAATCGCACAAGCCTATGTCAATTTATTCCGCTCTATTCCACTACTGTTGGTACTGATGTGGTTTTACTTTGCGGTTCCATTTTTCTATACCGCAATTACAGGCAATTATTTGACCATCGATACGGCTTTGGTTTCGAGTATTGTTGCCTTTATGCTGTTTGAGGCAGCCTATTTTTCTGAAATTGTCCGCGCTGGGATTCAGTCTATTCCCAAAGGGCAAAGCGCCGCAGCTTATGCGCTAGGAATGAGTTATGGTCAATCCATGCGTTTAATTATTCTGCCACAAGCCTTTCGGAAAATGACGCCATTGCTACTGCAACAGACCATTATCTTGTTCCAAGATTCGACCATGGTCTATGCAATTGGCTTGCTCGATTTTTTCCGTACCAACTATGTTCGTGGCGACCTGATGTCATTATTGACCCAGTACATTCTATTTGCAGGTCTGGTTTACTTTAGCATCAGTGTGTTGGCAACATTTATTGTGAAAAAAATTCAAAGGAGATTAAAAGTATGA